TTTACTTATACGTATAAAGACTAAAAGGTAGATAAGCTAATTGAAGAATCATCACTGGAGTTGTCCGCGGATTGTCCATGACATTTGCAAGTATATTTGtcaggaaagagaaaacattcCTCTCCTGATTGGGGTTCAGcgatttcttttaattcattaCCGAAGTCGTTATCACCTGATGGATGCCTCAAGTCAGCAAACGTTTCGTTCCATTTTCTGGTTTTTGCAGTTGTCGACCGAGATTTTGTAACACTTGTACTCTTATCCTGATTTTGATCAAAgggttttaaataatttgtaatatttgttatcaaaatttgaacatcttcgacattttttccgtTGTTCAAATGTTGCGACATCGTTTGACGAATGAATTCGGTAATTTCTAGCAATAGCCTCATGTACTCTTCGTAGCGGTCGCAGTTGAAAGATTCCGTGTCTGTCGGCTCTTTCAACTGCGAAGCCAATTCGGCCGctttttgaaacaattccGAGTTGTCAGCAGATACCGTTGGATGCAGTGCTGACAGCTCGCACAGCTGTTTGGCTTGcatgtgatttaaaaaatgcggttctttctgttttttcttaaatccGATAATTGGATAAGATAGGATTAGACTCTCTAGAAGCGACATAGTTCGATAATAGACTGAATAACAGAAGCAGTATTTGAAATGGTGTTGTAATCGCTTCATGTTTTCCTCTTTGATGTTCATGATGGCGGCACAACTAGGGCATTTGGGGCCATGCCAAACTTGAATGGTAACTTTTTTCCCAGTAGCTATTTGCTGGTcgtcttcaacattttcagtgTGTCTTCCTTTGGCTTCTTGCTGCTGTGTAGTTTTGTTCAAATCCGATTTTGCACTGCTGGAGCGTTCACTTGCAATTGacgtaattttctttttatgaagattcttatttttttttgctttccaaAAATCTGTCAgatgtttttgtcttttaccACTGTCACTCGTGGATTTCGATCTCACCAACGCTCTAGTtacatttgacattttttcaaCCCTAAGATTTCAATGAttttataatttgaattttgtgtaAACTTTAAGCAGTTTTTGTTGCTTACCTTTCATATacgatgaaaatgatttctgACGTCTCAAAATCTCAGTTGAACATTTAGCGACACACTAGTTATACTATCCACAGTGTCAGTCTGCTGACGTCGTATCAGCTAGCAGTCTTACTGAGTTTTACAGAGCTGCCTTTTCTTAAGAGTGTTCCGGAGTGTTCTAACAAAACTGGATGGCTGTCCCTGGGTCTGTCTTCCAATTTTCCGGCACTTGAGATTGACGCATCGAAAGAATGTTATCCAAGAAGAGggtttggtttattttgtttgccaAATATTTGGTCTTTCGGTCTGCTTTCCGTCCACCCACAAGTGAGCGTAGACAGTTGATAATCAAACGTCGCAAACGCTTGGTGTCAACAGAATTCTCGTGTCGCTTTATTTTTGGGAACAGACGGCGAGTCTTCGCACTTGATTGCCAACAACATCGCCCTGGATAGTGCAAATATTCTCCAGGATGTTTGCATCGAGAACTTGAGATGTTTTTCTTGACTGCCTTATTCAACATCATGGCGGTCTAAACATTCTTGTATTTACGCCTCATATTTATCGGGTTGTTATTTATGccgatacaaaaaaaaattgtttgtataCGGCTATGGtcgtttatttaaatttagttaTTCCGACTTTTAGTGTCTGACcatctaaaatttttaatttggttgGTATGACGTGGCAGCTAGACCTACACAAGTCCCTGTGTCCATTTAATAAGCCCATGCATAAGGCGACTCTTGAGCGGGCAATTTCGCCAATTTTCTTGGCAGTGCAAATTATTCCGAAACTAAAATAAGGAATAATTTGCACTTgacaaaatgacaaaagacaagtaaaaTGCAGCATCAGGCTGGAAATCGGTGTGGGCCTGTGGGGTGTGCCATCGAATGGGCACGACACGAGCGCCACCAACAGCGGGGCCGAACAACTCGGGCAGGCCTATAAGCTTACGTCAACGATTACGTCTTTATAACGTGAACGTTTTAGTTAACGTCGATTAAGTCGCAATCAAACGATATCAATACATTGCAAATTGTAAATGTTTTTGAGTAGcctttgttttcaaaattctaccaaaataaaataattagaattcAAAGTGTTCAAATTTTACCATCGAT
The window above is part of the Daphnia pulex isolate KAP4 chromosome 3, ASM2113471v1 genome. Proteins encoded here:
- the LOC124189952 gene encoding uncharacterized protein LOC124189952: MSNVTRALVRSKSTSDSGKRQKHLTDFWKAKKNKNLHKKKITSIASERSSSAKSDLNKTTQQQEAKGRHTENVEDDQQIATGKKVTIQVWHGPKCPSCAAIMNIKEENMKRLQHHFKYCFCYSVYYRTMSLLESLILSYPIIGFKKKQKEPHFLNHMQAKQLCELSALHPTVSADNSELFQKAAELASQLKEPTDTESFNCDRYEEYMRLLLEITEFIRQTMSQHLNNGKNVEDVQILITNITNYLKPFDQNQDKSTSVTKSRSTTAKTRKWNETFADLRHPSGDNDFGNELKEIAEPQSGEECFLFPDKYTCKCHGQSADNSSDDSSISLSTF